In one window of Vallitalea okinawensis DNA:
- a CDS encoding MmcQ/YjbR family DNA-binding protein, whose amino-acid sequence MTKEDVRTYFLAKRGATVETPFREPVPVFKVGGKMFGLMNIHEEDRQSINLKYPKEKMGEIRSLFKEVQPGYHMAKDHWNTVYLDGDLDDNFIKELIDISYNLVFQSLTKKAQKQLNEAE is encoded by the coding sequence ATGACAAAAGAAGATGTAAGAACATATTTCCTTGCTAAAAGAGGTGCTACAGTTGAGACACCTTTTAGAGAGCCTGTACCAGTGTTTAAGGTGGGCGGGAAGATGTTTGGATTAATGAATATACATGAAGAGGATAGGCAAAGTATTAATCTGAAATACCCTAAAGAAAAGATGGGAGAGATTCGGTCTTTATTTAAAGAGGTGCAACCAGGTTATCATATGGCTAAGGATCATTGGAATACAGTCTATTTAGATGGTGATTTAGACGATAATTTTATTAAAGAATTAATTGATATATCTTATAATCTTGTATTTCAATCATTAACAAAAAAAGCACAAAAGCAATTAAATGAGGCAGAATAA
- a CDS encoding glutathione peroxidase: MNIYDMKAKDISGDEVQLSKYKGKVILVVNTASKCGFTKQYDGLQKLYEKYKDQDFVILGFPCNQFKNQEPGSNEDVQSFCRLNFGVEFPMFEKVDVKGENAHELFKYLEKETGKEIPWNFTKFLFNRDGNLIKRYLPITPPQRLEKSIKKLV, from the coding sequence ATGAATATCTATGATATGAAGGCTAAAGACATAAGTGGTGATGAAGTTCAACTAAGTAAATATAAAGGAAAAGTAATATTAGTTGTGAATACAGCTAGTAAATGTGGGTTCACTAAGCAATATGATGGATTACAAAAGCTTTATGAGAAGTATAAAGATCAGGATTTTGTTATACTAGGCTTTCCATGTAATCAATTTAAAAATCAAGAGCCTGGTTCAAATGAAGATGTGCAATCTTTCTGTAGATTAAATTTTGGTGTTGAGTTCCCTATGTTTGAGAAAGTGGATGTAAAAGGTGAAAATGCCCATGAGCTATTTAAATATTTAGAAAAAGAGACAGGAAAAGAAATACCTTGGAATTTTACAAAGTTCTTATTTAACCGAGATGGTAACTTGATTAAGCGTTATTTACCAATTACTCCACCACAACGACTTGAAAAGAGCATTAAAAAGTTGGTATAA
- the pcp gene encoding pyroglutamyl-peptidase I, with protein MKALVTGFEPFGGEAINPAFEAVNVMKDEIGSCQVVKQELPTVFNQSLEVLEEAIEKEQPDIVICVGQAGGRFGLSLERVGINLNEARIPDNAGQQPMGEPIKEDGENAYFSNLPNKAILKELTENNIPASLSYTAGTYVCNHVLYGLMYMIQKKYTHIRGGFIHVPFLPEQTLMKRNTPFMSLDMIVKGLEIAVKITIDNKEDIILPVGETH; from the coding sequence ATGAAAGCTTTAGTTACAGGATTTGAGCCATTTGGTGGAGAAGCTATTAATCCAGCCTTTGAAGCTGTTAATGTAATGAAAGATGAAATTGGTAGTTGCCAAGTGGTTAAGCAGGAATTACCAACAGTATTTAATCAATCCTTAGAAGTGTTGGAGGAAGCCATAGAAAAAGAACAACCTGATATTGTTATTTGTGTTGGTCAGGCAGGTGGGCGTTTTGGCTTATCTCTTGAGAGAGTAGGTATAAATTTAAATGAAGCTCGTATACCTGACAATGCAGGGCAACAACCAATGGGAGAGCCTATAAAGGAAGATGGTGAAAACGCCTATTTTTCTAACTTACCTAATAAGGCTATTTTGAAAGAACTGACTGAGAATAATATACCTGCATCTTTATCTTATACCGCAGGAACCTATGTATGTAACCATGTCTTATATGGTCTTATGTACATGATACAGAAGAAATATACCCATATACGAGGAGGGTTTATTCATGTACCTTTCCTACCAGAACAAACCTTAATGAAACGCAATACGCCTTTCATGTCCCTTGATATGATTGTTAAAGGATTAGAGATAGCAGTAAAGATAACCATAGACAATAAAGAAGATATTATATTGCCAGTTGGTGAAACACATTAG
- a CDS encoding metallophosphoesterase: MNERIIHKRDNYKVVVMSDVHGHHKHLKAMVQKLKLSDEDYLIILGDFINRGPDSYKTYTYIRELEKCPNTIILKGNHEAFITNHLLNTEITDDFLRWLKLDRYETIITSLLKRHQKSVHDFVSGNELHDFMLYHHEDVFTYLKNLPIIVHFDDFIFVHGGYDLRFHPIQDEIKFLKYDHFIERSPVQEKKIIVGHWPVSNLRNTCYTNVPVFNDDKNIISIDGGLGVKSAGELNAFIIEKRQGKISYDYIQYNDFEKKVITNEYKFPVEETLLLNYTDWDVEIIEVGDIMTRCRHISSGKELTIFSCLLKEKDGKYHLATTYVNNFYNLDLGTEVALCQTYGEAALVKFEENFGWVMASQINE, from the coding sequence ATGAATGAGAGAATAATTCATAAAAGGGATAACTATAAAGTTGTTGTTATGAGTGATGTACATGGCCATCATAAACACCTTAAAGCTATGGTCCAAAAGTTAAAACTAAGTGATGAGGACTACCTTATTATATTAGGAGATTTTATTAACAGAGGGCCAGATAGTTATAAGACCTATACTTACATAAGAGAATTAGAAAAGTGTCCTAATACTATAATTCTTAAGGGAAATCACGAGGCTTTTATAACCAATCATCTACTAAACACAGAAATAACTGACGATTTTCTTAGGTGGCTGAAATTAGATAGGTATGAGACCATTATTACATCATTACTAAAACGTCACCAAAAGTCAGTTCATGATTTTGTATCTGGTAATGAACTTCATGACTTTATGCTATATCATCATGAAGATGTTTTTACATACTTAAAGAATCTCCCTATCATAGTACATTTTGATGATTTTATTTTTGTTCATGGAGGTTACGATTTAAGATTTCATCCAATTCAGGACGAGATTAAGTTTCTAAAATACGACCATTTCATAGAACGGAGTCCAGTGCAAGAAAAGAAAATAATTGTCGGTCATTGGCCAGTTTCTAATCTTAGAAATACGTGTTACACTAATGTACCTGTATTTAATGATGATAAAAATATTATATCAATTGATGGTGGATTAGGAGTAAAATCAGCAGGTGAACTCAATGCATTTATCATAGAAAAGCGTCAAGGAAAGATTTCCTATGATTATATTCAGTACAATGACTTTGAGAAGAAGGTTATTACTAACGAATATAAGTTTCCAGTTGAAGAAACATTATTACTAAACTACACAGATTGGGATGTGGAGATTATAGAGGTTGGCGATATCATGACACGTTGTAGACACATTAGCAGCGGTAAAGAATTAACCATCTTTAGCTGTTTACTTAAAGAAAAGGATGGTAAATACCATCTAGCTACTACCTATGTTAATAACTTCTATAATCTAGATTTGGGTACAGAGGTTGCTTTATGTCAGACATACGGAGAAGCTGCACTTGTGAAATTTGAAGAGAATTTTGGTTGGGTTATGGCATCTCAGATCAATGAATAA
- a CDS encoding iron-containing alcohol dehydrogenase, translated as MRNFDYVNPTKVIFGKETINRIGSELKHDGIKKVLMLYGKSSIFNNGVYDTVVTSFKDNNIEYIELGGVKPNPVLSLVEEAIEKCRTHNIEAIIPVGGGSVYDSAKAIAAGAIYDGPVWDFFDGKARVKKALPIYGVLTLSATGSEMNGNSVVTKRDEDKKWAISGKALYPALSIIDPTVQFSLPRSQTINGAVDTITHVMELYCDKTPAVDIMKEYSEGIIRTTMKHTEVLIDQPDNYDSRAEFAWCATLALNGSNGTGRSGGDWSSHVIEHALSALYDIAHGAGLSIVFPAWAKYVYKEDVATFARFAEKVFAITDGSEEEKALAGIEALKDWYKKIGSPVSLKEANIPYEAIDALADNAAMNGPFGAMKELHRQDIVEILKLAAK; from the coding sequence TTGAGAAATTTTGATTATGTTAACCCAACCAAAGTTATTTTCGGTAAAGAAACGATTAACCGAATTGGCAGCGAGCTTAAGCATGATGGTATCAAAAAAGTACTTATGCTATATGGTAAAAGCTCTATTTTTAATAATGGTGTTTATGATACAGTAGTTACTTCTTTTAAGGACAACAATATTGAATATATTGAATTAGGTGGTGTAAAACCTAACCCTGTTCTCAGTTTAGTAGAGGAAGCTATTGAAAAATGCAGAACTCATAATATTGAAGCTATCATTCCTGTTGGTGGTGGTAGTGTGTATGATAGCGCGAAAGCTATTGCTGCTGGTGCCATCTATGATGGACCTGTCTGGGATTTCTTTGATGGAAAAGCCCGTGTAAAAAAAGCTTTACCTATCTATGGCGTTCTTACTTTATCCGCTACAGGTTCTGAAATGAATGGAAATAGCGTTGTAACGAAAAGAGATGAAGACAAAAAATGGGCTATTTCAGGAAAAGCTCTATATCCTGCCCTATCCATCATAGATCCAACTGTACAGTTTTCATTACCTAGATCTCAAACAATCAATGGTGCAGTGGATACCATCACTCATGTTATGGAATTGTACTGTGATAAAACTCCAGCAGTGGACATTATGAAAGAGTACTCTGAAGGTATTATTCGTACCACAATGAAGCATACAGAAGTATTAATCGATCAACCAGATAATTATGATTCAAGAGCAGAATTTGCATGGTGTGCTACTCTTGCCCTTAATGGCTCAAATGGCACTGGACGAAGTGGCGGTGACTGGTCTTCTCATGTTATTGAACATGCATTAAGTGCTCTATATGATATTGCACATGGCGCAGGATTATCTATTGTTTTCCCCGCTTGGGCAAAGTACGTCTATAAAGAAGACGTGGCTACATTTGCTCGTTTTGCTGAGAAAGTATTTGCTATAACAGATGGTAGTGAAGAAGAAAAAGCATTAGCTGGTATTGAAGCTCTTAAGGACTGGTACAAGAAAATTGGAAGTCCTGTTTCTCTCAAAGAAGCTAACATACCTTATGAAGCTATTGATGCTTTAGCAGATAATGCTGCTATGAATGGACCTTTTGGCGCTATGAAAGAACTTCATCGCCAAGATATCGTAGAGATTCTAAAATTAGCAGCTAAATAA
- a CDS encoding helix-turn-helix transcriptional regulator has product MKLDRLLAIVMLLLNKERITAQELSERFEVSIRTIQRDIDAICMAGIPIVAQRGQQGGYGIIDTYKVDKSFFTYDEIQVLLASLKGVTKAYDDPNLKMIMEKIMTLQENEGNWHVEMDFSPWGISKEQKQRLEDIRNALSSKRVLRFEYINANGETSIRTVEPGSMLLKINTWYLYGFCKLRDDFRLFKISRIRHLEVQDEICDSDRVYKPYTFHYDSRPIVELKLRFEKSALNRLDDYFELDDMKIKDDLIDITVTYPLDEWIYSTLLSFGDQVEVLEPDHVRQEIQKRAKQILSKYD; this is encoded by the coding sequence ATGAAATTAGATCGTTTATTAGCTATAGTGATGTTATTACTCAATAAAGAAAGGATCACAGCCCAAGAACTTTCAGAGCGTTTTGAAGTGTCCATTCGAACCATTCAAAGAGATATTGATGCCATTTGCATGGCGGGAATACCTATTGTTGCTCAGCGTGGTCAACAAGGTGGATATGGAATCATTGATACTTATAAAGTTGATAAAAGCTTTTTTACCTATGATGAAATACAAGTTCTTTTAGCTTCTTTAAAAGGTGTTACAAAAGCCTATGATGACCCTAACTTAAAAATGATTATGGAAAAGATCATGACTTTACAGGAGAATGAAGGGAATTGGCATGTAGAGATGGATTTTAGTCCTTGGGGTATATCTAAAGAACAAAAACAAAGATTAGAGGATATCCGTAATGCCCTTTCTTCTAAAAGAGTTTTAAGATTTGAGTATATCAATGCTAATGGTGAAACATCAATCAGAACAGTAGAACCAGGTTCCATGTTGTTAAAGATTAATACATGGTATTTATACGGGTTTTGTAAGCTGAGAGATGACTTTCGGTTATTTAAGATATCTCGGATTCGCCATCTTGAGGTTCAAGATGAAATCTGCGATTCAGATAGAGTGTATAAGCCCTATACCTTTCACTATGATAGCAGACCGATTGTAGAACTCAAGTTAAGGTTCGAAAAATCAGCCTTGAATCGTTTAGATGACTATTTTGAACTGGATGATATGAAGATAAAAGATGATTTGATTGATATCACAGTGACTTACCCATTGGATGAATGGATCTATAGCACATTACTGAGTTTTGGCGATCAGGTTGAAGTATTAGAACCTGACCATGTCCGTCAAGAAATACAAAAACGAGCCAAACAAATATTATCTAAATATGATTAA
- a CDS encoding LysE family translocator codes for MEISNIIGFLFAAVLLTITPGPDLIFVLTQSMSNGRKAGIATALGLCTGLILHTTAAALGISAILRTSALAFNIIKYAGAIYLLYLAYKALREGEHSLEVDSATVKLSSIALYKRGIFMNILNPKVALFFLALLPQFVTAEAGNTTMQMLLLGLIFMIQAICVFSLVAVLAGYFGEKLSKSKKFAWIMNKAKALIFAIIGLKIALLD; via the coding sequence ATGGAAATCAGTAATATCATTGGATTTTTATTCGCTGCTGTATTATTAACTATAACACCTGGTCCAGATTTGATTTTTGTACTGACACAATCAATGTCTAATGGACGCAAAGCAGGAATAGCTACAGCCTTAGGTTTATGTACAGGACTGATTCTTCATACTACAGCTGCAGCGTTAGGTATATCCGCAATTCTTAGAACGTCAGCCTTAGCATTCAATATCATTAAATATGCTGGAGCTATTTACTTGTTATATTTAGCCTATAAAGCCTTAAGAGAAGGTGAACACTCTCTAGAAGTGGATTCTGCTACAGTGAAATTAAGCAGTATAGCCTTATATAAGAGAGGTATCTTTATGAATATCCTTAATCCAAAAGTAGCCCTTTTCTTTCTGGCGCTGTTACCCCAATTTGTTACAGCTGAAGCAGGGAATACCACGATGCAGATGCTACTACTTGGACTAATATTTATGATTCAAGCCATTTGTGTTTTTAGTTTAGTAGCAGTATTAGCAGGTTATTTTGGAGAAAAATTAAGTAAGAGCAAAAAGTTCGCATGGATTATGAATAAGGCAAAGGCATTAATTTTTGCTATTATTGGATTGAAAATTGCTTTGTTAGATTAA
- a CDS encoding MerR family transcriptional regulator: MSIGANVFSIGEMSKLHKMSIKTLRYYDEIGLFKPSMVNEQSRYRYYTIEQFERLNTINYLKSLGVPLKDIKEHLEDSSIDRFMKLLEEQQELTSRKMTELEMIMNRFNERLEELTFYKKFERVDEPFIRMYPERQVIRLKKNIQGIHQLELAIRNIENEYMSSTVAIIGKVGVTVALEDVLDGKCHAYNSVFIIPDEDVNTKIINSFPEGEYALIYYRGMDHMDSPRYYEMLLTYIKEQGYEVIGDAMERVIIDQYISVDSGEHLTEIQLPVRKIINRNS; encoded by the coding sequence ATGTCTATTGGTGCAAATGTATTTAGTATAGGTGAAATGTCAAAATTGCATAAGATGTCCATAAAGACATTACGCTATTATGATGAGATTGGGTTATTTAAGCCATCGATGGTCAATGAACAGTCCCGTTATCGATATTATACCATTGAACAATTTGAGCGATTAAATACGATTAATTATCTAAAAAGCTTAGGGGTTCCGCTAAAAGATATCAAGGAGCACTTAGAAGACTCAAGTATAGACAGATTCATGAAGTTATTAGAAGAACAGCAAGAACTGACTAGTAGAAAAATGACTGAATTAGAGATGATCATGAATAGATTTAATGAAAGACTTGAAGAATTGACTTTTTATAAGAAATTTGAAAGAGTTGACGAACCCTTTATTCGCATGTATCCAGAACGTCAGGTTATTCGCCTTAAAAAGAATATTCAAGGTATACATCAATTAGAGTTAGCTATTAGAAATATTGAAAATGAATATATGTCGTCTACAGTGGCTATCATTGGTAAAGTAGGTGTTACTGTAGCATTAGAAGATGTTTTGGATGGAAAATGTCATGCTTATAATTCTGTTTTTATCATTCCAGATGAAGATGTTAATACGAAAATCATCAATAGCTTCCCAGAAGGCGAATATGCTTTGATTTACTACCGGGGTATGGACCATATGGATTCACCCAGGTATTACGAAATGTTACTGACTTATATCAAGGAGCAGGGGTATGAAGTAATTGGAGATGCCATGGAACGTGTCATCATCGATCAATATATTTCTGTAGACTCGGGGGAGCATTTAACAGAAATTCAATTACCGGTAAGAAAGATAATCAATAGAAACAGTTGA
- a CDS encoding DUF3221 domain-containing protein → MKKYMTILFVLALSLLMIGCDTTVEEPQNTDDPQAIEDMQNTNDQSNAKVSSEEPAGDLALQATNEVMAEGEIKEIYTADTDITGFFIADGKTEGIVNKYNTAYVNITEETKIFNQESNEITVEELEVGMYVEIVFYGSIAESYPPQGSAGIINIIK, encoded by the coding sequence ATGAAAAAATATATGACTATACTATTCGTTTTAGCATTGTCACTTTTAATGATCGGTTGTGATACAACAGTTGAAGAACCACAAAATACTGATGATCCACAGGCTATTGAAGATATGCAAAATACCAACGATCAATCTAACGCTAAAGTATCTTCTGAAGAACCTGCAGGAGATTTAGCATTACAAGCAACCAATGAAGTCATGGCAGAAGGCGAGATCAAAGAAATTTATACTGCTGATACAGATATTACTGGGTTTTTCATAGCTGATGGAAAGACTGAAGGTATTGTGAACAAATACAACACTGCATATGTCAATATTACTGAAGAAACAAAAATCTTTAACCAAGAATCAAATGAAATTACCGTTGAAGAATTAGAAGTGGGTATGTATGTTGAGATTGTATTTTATGGTTCAATTGCTGAAAGCTATCCACCTCAAGGTAGTGCCGGTATTATTAATATTATTAAGTAA
- a CDS encoding DUF3052 domain-containing protein, with translation MSNAVIKKLQLKDQSEPVLILNSPEEYKDTLLAFEAAVHQGLENETYGFIQIFGKTTEQLKRDSINAVTCLREDGLFWLCYPKKSSKKYKGCDCNRDELANILGDQGFEAVRMVAIDADWSAMRFRHVDHIKTMTRSKAATKEGKMKIKSDK, from the coding sequence ATGTCTAATGCTGTTATAAAGAAGTTACAATTAAAGGATCAAAGTGAACCTGTTCTTATTCTAAATTCTCCTGAAGAATATAAGGACACATTACTTGCTTTTGAAGCTGCTGTTCATCAAGGACTAGAAAATGAAACCTATGGTTTTATACAGATATTTGGTAAAACAACAGAACAGCTCAAACGAGACAGTATCAATGCTGTAACTTGCTTAAGAGAAGATGGCTTATTCTGGCTTTGTTATCCCAAAAAATCATCTAAAAAATACAAAGGTTGTGATTGTAACAGAGATGAACTAGCTAATATTTTAGGTGATCAGGGTTTTGAAGCGGTTAGAATGGTAGCTATAGATGCTGATTGGTCTGCAATGCGCTTTAGGCATGTAGATCATATTAAAACGATGACACGTTCAAAGGCAGCTACTAAAGAAGGAAAGATGAAAATAAAATCTGATAAATAA
- a CDS encoding MarR family winged helix-turn-helix transcriptional regulator has product MVKSIDIINKLSKITTRMSMLNQQPRDYGTGITLYASEIHTIKAIEEKEGLNITELANVMGVTKGAISKIINKLVRKGLVEKYKDANNKKEVLLKLTDEGEDAYIAHAQFHHRVEQEVGKYFDELENIQKEHLLESLTILDSILSNHCNKGCPTKMDERD; this is encoded by the coding sequence TTGGTTAAGAGTATTGATATAATAAATAAATTATCAAAGATTACTACGAGAATGTCTATGCTTAATCAACAGCCGAGAGATTATGGGACAGGAATAACCCTATATGCATCTGAAATTCATACAATTAAAGCTATTGAAGAAAAAGAGGGGCTCAACATAACGGAACTTGCCAATGTGATGGGTGTAACGAAAGGCGCTATATCTAAAATTATTAATAAGTTAGTAAGAAAAGGGCTTGTTGAGAAGTATAAAGATGCCAATAATAAAAAAGAAGTGCTTTTAAAACTAACAGACGAAGGTGAGGATGCTTATATCGCTCATGCTCAATTCCATCATCGTGTTGAGCAGGAAGTTGGTAAGTACTTTGATGAGTTAGAAAACATTCAAAAAGAACATCTATTGGAGTCTTTAACGATCTTAGATTCTATCTTAAGTAACCACTGTAATAAAGGATGTCCAACAAAGATGGATGAGAGAGATTAA
- a CDS encoding MarR family winged helix-turn-helix transcriptional regulator, whose protein sequence is MSSKRDDMLLLENQFCFQVYAASRLVTKAYRPLLNKLDLTYPQYLVMLLLWEHGVISVKELGKLLYLDSGTLTPLLKRLEKLGVLHRSRSKEDERILMVTLTEQGRELKEKTKEMDIPKQLMEGLNLSCTAEELGHLREDLKKLIKDINSLNS, encoded by the coding sequence ATGAGCTCAAAAAGGGATGATATGTTACTATTAGAGAACCAGTTTTGCTTTCAAGTTTACGCAGCTTCACGACTAGTTACCAAAGCCTATAGACCACTTCTAAACAAGCTAGATTTAACCTATCCCCAATATTTAGTGATGTTATTGCTTTGGGAACATGGGGTAATTTCAGTAAAAGAATTAGGTAAGTTGCTTTACTTAGATTCAGGAACCTTGACACCACTATTAAAGCGCTTAGAGAAATTGGGAGTTCTTCATCGATCCAGAAGTAAAGAGGATGAACGTATTCTTATGGTTACACTAACAGAGCAAGGAAGAGAACTGAAAGAAAAGACAAAAGAAATGGATATTCCTAAACAACTGATGGAAGGACTTAATCTAAGCTGTACAGCAGAGGAGTTAGGTCATTTAAGAGAGGATCTAAAAAAGTTAATAAAAGATATCAATAGTTTAAACAGCTAA